TCCATTGAATGGTTTAATTATTATTCGTATCGCCCATTATCACGACTAATTACGTTGCATCATTCATTATGCTCTGCATAGTCGCAAGGTTTAATCCCgtagatttcaattaaaacccttttcttttctggtctATAAATGACAGGACGAACGGTGACGTTCTCTAGAGGTTGCCGCCAATCAGCTTTTGCAGGCGCAGTTGGTGGCAACGGAGTTGGCGTTTCCACTTCGTCGCAATCGTGTTCGACCGACCTGTGCAACACTGGCGACGGCCTAGGAGCAAGTATCAATTTCCCGGGCTTCAACTCCAACGGCTTTGGGTTCAacaccaacagcaacaacaacaacggattCGGGGGCTTCGCATCCGGTGGTGTCGGCGGTTTCAATAACGATTTCAACCGTCAGCCGGGAAACGGCGCACCCGCAGGCACGAAAACGAATTGTAAGAAAATTCACGAAAGCCATCAGTTGATTAAtgatcctttatttttttttgactgatATTACATTGCAGATAATCCTCTGATGCTTCCCTTCCTCGGTCTCGTCTCATCGATCCTGGGAAATAATTTGTAGATGAAACCCGATGGGGGCAGAAATTCCAGTCTAGAAACAACTTCCCGTCCatcattgaatttttattcccAAATCATTATTCATTTATAGACACACTAGTAATATAAGCCACTGAACTAGGATCGAACAATCGGTGATTTTTTTATACCAATATTTTCTCGACAATCACATAATAAAATCCATGTATTTGTTTTAAGTATTTACTTTTGGTCTGATTGCAAAAGAGCTCGATTTCAGACTTGACAACTTTAACCATGTATTCGCGTGTAGTATGGTCCGTTCTGTGTCgcttattttctttgtatacTAATTCAGTTCCTCTCCagcagaaatatttttaaaaacttccaACCCGATATAACACAACTGGGCAAATAGCTTTTCCATGTTGCCTCTGACGAACTAATGCTACTCTCgagttttaatttcat
The sequence above is drawn from the Daphnia pulicaria isolate SC F1-1A chromosome 1, SC_F0-13Bv2, whole genome shotgun sequence genome and encodes:
- the LOC124337001 gene encoding uncharacterized protein LOC124337001 isoform X2, producing MNSSLVIIVAVLAVTISTVSGLQCYSCEGRENEMCGNNPTRANRITCATNEMCNILRTERSDFSGRTVTFSRGCRQSAFAGAVGGNGVGVSTSSQSCSTDLCNTGDGLGASINFPGFNSNGFGFNTNSNNNNGFGGFASGGVGGFNNDFNRQPGNGAPADNPLMLPFLGLVSSILGNNL
- the LOC124337001 gene encoding uncharacterized protein LOC124337001 isoform X1, with product MNSSLVIIVAVLAVTISTVSGLQCYSCEGRENEMCGNNPTRANRITCATNEMCNILRTERSDFSGRTVTFSRGCRQSAFAGAVGGNGVGVSTSSQSCSTDLCNTGDGLGASINFPGFNSNGFGFNTNSNNNNGFGGFASGGVGGFNNDFNRQPGNGAPAGTKTNYNPLMLPFLGLVSSILGNNL